One Hevea brasiliensis isolate MT/VB/25A 57/8 chromosome 5, ASM3005281v1, whole genome shotgun sequence genomic region harbors:
- the LOC110654630 gene encoding dormancy-associated protein homolog 3 isoform X2, producing MGLLDQLWDDTVAGPRPENGLGKLRKHSTFNFRSTSSKESDSRNARSYADDGSEEVTRVTRSIMIVKPPGYQNGSPPVSPAGSTPPEAESPFGFEEDRHRMRTRRQARLDPGVLLLLTTCEI from the exons ATGGGCCTTCTTGACCAGCTGTGGGACGACACCGTGGCGGGGCCTAGACCGGAGAACGGCCTTGGCAAGCTGCGGAAGCATTCCACCTTCAATTTCCGGTCAACCTCCAGCAAGG AATCCGACAGTCGCAACGCGAGATCGTATGCTGACGATGGATCCGAGGAGGTGACTAGAGTTACACGCAGTATCATGATAGTAAAACCGCCTGGATACCAGAACGGTTCTCCACCGGTTTCACCCGCTGGCTCTACTCCTCCG GAGGCAGAGAGTCCTTTCGGTTTCGAAGAAGATCGACATCGGATGCGTACGAGAAGGCAAGCGAGGTTAGACCCAGGAGTCCTCCTCCTCCTTACGACGTGTGAAATATGA
- the LOC110654630 gene encoding dormancy-associated protein homolog 3 isoform X1, which translates to MGLLDQLWDDTVAGPRPENGLGKLRKHSTFNFRSTSSKESDSRNARSYADDGSEEVTRVTRSIMIVKPPGYQNGSPPVSPAGSTPPVSPFSGGRESFRFRRRSTSDAYEKASEVRPRSPPPPYDV; encoded by the exons ATGGGCCTTCTTGACCAGCTGTGGGACGACACCGTGGCGGGGCCTAGACCGGAGAACGGCCTTGGCAAGCTGCGGAAGCATTCCACCTTCAATTTCCGGTCAACCTCCAGCAAGG AATCCGACAGTCGCAACGCGAGATCGTATGCTGACGATGGATCCGAGGAGGTGACTAGAGTTACACGCAGTATCATGATAGTAAAACCGCCTGGATACCAGAACGGTTCTCCACCGGTTTCACCCGCTGGCTCTACTCCTCCGGTATCTCCCTTCTCTG GAGGCAGAGAGTCCTTTCGGTTTCGAAGAAGATCGACATCGGATGCGTACGAGAAGGCAAGCGAGGTTAGACCCAGGAGTCCTCCTCCTCCTTACGACGTGTGA
- the LOC110654631 gene encoding uncharacterized protein LOC110654631, whose product MVIPPPVKWPPRVTKFLKPYILKMHLTNKYVSAQVIHSPTATIACSASSQEKALRSSMENTRDVAAAAKIGKILGERLLLKNIPAVSVFLKREQKYHGKVKAVMDSVKGAGVKLL is encoded by the coding sequence ATGGTTATTCCACCACCAGTTAAGTGGCCACCAAGAGTTACAAAGTTTCTGAAACCGTACATCCTCAAGATGCACCTAACAAACAAGTATGTGAGTGCCCAAGTTATCCACTCACCAACTGCCACAATAGCATGTTCAGCAAGCTCTCAAGAGAAGGCCTTGAGGTCAAGCATGGAGAATACTCGAGATGTAGCAGCTGCTGCCAAAATTGGGAAAATACTAGGGGAGCGCCTGCTGCTCAAGAACATCCCTGCCGTCTCTGTTTTCCTGAAAAGAGAACAGAAGTATCATGGAAAGgtgaaagctgtgatggattcTGTGAAAGGAGCTGGTGTCAAACTCCTATAA